The following proteins are co-located in the Spinactinospora alkalitolerans genome:
- a CDS encoding APC family permease: MSGHEAPAEAPPSAAARAGAPPPGGRGLKRVLGLPSLFFFGLAYMVPLAAFTTYGIVTDMTRGHLPTAFLVTLAAMTFTALGYANMVRAYPVAGSAYTYTQQAFGPATGFLTGWALLLDYIFLPTISYIVIGLYLGIAIPSVSGWIWVLLAIALVTGLNVLGIKLVTGMNMVLVGAQGVFVTVFLAMSYLTVSGRSTPADLLAPFHSADFSLTALIGGSAILCLSFLGFDAISTLSEEAREPQRTIPRAIILCTLFCGLLFVLMSWAGHLVYPDWQTFTDPDSASVEVMARAGGGFLAAFFTAAYVAACFASAMAAQSAVSRILFSMGRDGALPRRVFGAVHPKYRTPHLATLAVGAVSLVACVMSLDLAAALVSFGALIAFTFVNLSVIKHYAIGLDRRRGTDFLRYVLTPGIGVALTLWLWTSLSWLTFVIGLSWVALGFLLLLRLTRGFTRPAPTMGDRGA, encoded by the coding sequence GTGAGCGGACACGAAGCCCCCGCCGAGGCGCCCCCGTCCGCGGCGGCGCGGGCGGGGGCACCCCCGCCCGGCGGGCGCGGACTCAAGCGCGTGCTCGGGCTGCCCTCGCTGTTCTTCTTCGGCCTGGCCTACATGGTCCCCCTGGCGGCCTTCACCACCTACGGGATCGTGACCGACATGACCCGGGGGCACCTGCCCACCGCGTTCCTGGTCACTCTGGCGGCGATGACGTTCACCGCGCTGGGCTACGCGAACATGGTGCGCGCCTACCCGGTGGCCGGCTCCGCCTACACCTACACCCAGCAGGCCTTCGGCCCCGCCACGGGCTTCCTCACCGGCTGGGCGCTGCTGCTGGACTACATCTTCCTGCCCACGATCAGCTACATCGTCATCGGTCTCTACCTGGGGATCGCGATCCCCTCAGTGTCCGGATGGATCTGGGTGCTGCTGGCGATCGCCCTCGTCACCGGGCTGAACGTCCTCGGCATCAAGCTGGTGACCGGCATGAACATGGTGCTGGTGGGCGCGCAGGGCGTGTTCGTCACGGTGTTCCTGGCGATGAGCTACCTGACCGTGTCCGGGCGCTCGACGCCGGCGGACCTGCTCGCTCCGTTCCACAGCGCGGACTTCTCGCTCACCGCCCTCATCGGCGGATCGGCCATCCTCTGCCTGTCGTTCCTGGGGTTCGACGCCATCTCCACGCTCTCCGAGGAGGCCCGGGAGCCGCAGAGGACGATCCCCAGGGCGATCATCCTGTGCACGCTCTTCTGCGGGCTGCTGTTCGTCCTCATGTCCTGGGCAGGCCACCTGGTCTACCCCGACTGGCAGACCTTCACCGATCCCGACTCGGCCTCGGTCGAGGTGATGGCCCGCGCCGGCGGCGGCTTCCTGGCGGCGTTCTTCACCGCCGCCTACGTCGCGGCCTGTTTCGCCTCGGCCATGGCGGCGCAGAGCGCGGTGTCGCGGATCCTGTTCTCCATGGGGCGCGACGGCGCGCTGCCCAGGCGGGTCTTCGGCGCCGTCCACCCCAAGTACCGGACCCCGCACCTGGCCACCCTGGCGGTGGGCGCGGTGTCGCTGGTGGCCTGCGTCATGTCGCTGGACCTGGCCGCCGCGCTGGTCAGCTTCGGCGCGCTGATCGCCTTCACCTTCGTCAACCTGAGCGTCATCAAGCACTACGCGATCGGCCTGGACAGGCGGCGGGGCACGGACTTCCTGCGCTACGTGCTCACCCCGGGCATCGGCGTGGCGCTGACCCTGTGGCTGTGGACGTCGCTGTCCTGGCTGACCTTCGTCATCGGGCTGAGCTGGGTGGCCCTCGGCTTCTTGCTGCTGCTCCGGCTCACCCGCGGTTTCACCCGGCCGGCGCCCACCATGGGCGACCGCGGAGCCTGA
- a CDS encoding aspartate aminotransferase family protein, which yields MPVETTVTATDPTAEGTRTGSIEELAKRHLVMNFTPAAKYRTDSLPVFVRGEGCHVYDESGKRYFDGLAGLFCTQLGYSHGAEVGEAVAQQMRALPFQTTWSAAHPPAARLAAELAELAPGNLNRVFFTSSGSESNEAAIKLARQYQISRGEHTRRKFIARRVAYHGTSFGAMSLNGMVQVRKMFEPLMSGVRHVSNTKRYRRPVQETEAEFTAFLLAELESLILQEGADTVAAVILEPLQNAGGSLTPPAGYLQGVRELCDRHGILLIADEVITGFGRLGSWFGSAHYGFRPDIITFAKGIASAYVPLGGLIADDRIIETVLDSPAGMYNHALTYGGHPVACAAAQANLEIMRRLDVPGNVRATSATFAAELERLRDNPVVGDVRGDGYHRTLELVTDKAARSWTSERLPAAEFVDRHLAPAAAEAGVLCRLAIDAEGNPLLQLSPPLVADAAAIGELVGLVEQTLDRAVASGGLR from the coding sequence ATGCCCGTAGAGACGACCGTGACCGCCACCGACCCGACAGCGGAGGGCACCCGCACCGGCTCCATCGAAGAGCTGGCAAAGCGCCACCTGGTCATGAACTTCACTCCGGCGGCGAAATACCGTACGGACTCCCTGCCGGTCTTCGTCCGCGGCGAGGGCTGCCACGTCTACGACGAATCCGGGAAGCGCTACTTCGACGGGCTGGCCGGGTTGTTCTGCACCCAGCTGGGCTACTCGCACGGTGCCGAGGTCGGCGAGGCCGTCGCCCAGCAGATGCGCGCTCTCCCGTTCCAGACCACCTGGAGCGCAGCGCACCCGCCGGCGGCCAGGCTCGCCGCCGAACTGGCCGAGCTGGCCCCCGGCAACCTGAACCGGGTGTTCTTCACCTCCAGCGGTTCGGAGTCCAACGAGGCCGCCATCAAGCTGGCCCGGCAGTACCAGATCAGCCGCGGCGAGCACACCCGCCGGAAGTTCATCGCCCGCCGGGTCGCTTACCACGGCACCAGCTTCGGCGCCATGTCCCTCAACGGGATGGTGCAGGTGCGCAAGATGTTCGAGCCGCTGATGTCCGGTGTCCGGCACGTGTCCAACACCAAGCGGTACCGGCGCCCGGTCCAGGAGACCGAGGCCGAGTTCACCGCCTTCCTGCTGGCCGAGCTCGAGTCGCTGATCCTGCAGGAGGGCGCGGACACCGTCGCCGCGGTCATTCTGGAGCCGCTGCAGAACGCCGGCGGCAGCCTCACCCCGCCCGCCGGCTATCTCCAGGGTGTGCGCGAGCTCTGCGACCGGCACGGCATCCTGCTGATCGCCGACGAGGTGATCACCGGTTTCGGCAGGCTCGGCTCGTGGTTCGGTTCGGCCCACTACGGCTTCCGGCCCGACATCATCACCTTCGCCAAGGGCATCGCCTCGGCCTACGTGCCGCTGGGCGGCCTGATCGCCGACGACCGGATCATCGAGACCGTGCTGGACAGCCCGGCCGGCATGTACAACCACGCGCTCACCTACGGCGGACACCCGGTGGCCTGCGCCGCGGCGCAGGCCAACCTGGAGATCATGCGCCGGCTGGACGTGCCGGGCAATGTCAGGGCCACCAGCGCGACGTTCGCCGCCGAGCTCGAACGGCTCCGCGACAACCCGGTGGTGGGCGACGTCCGCGGCGACGGCTACCACCGCACCCTGGAGCTGGTCACCGACAAGGCCGCCAGGTCCTGGACCTCGGAGCGGCTGCCCGCAGCCGAGTTCGTCGACCGGCACCTGGCCCCGGCCGCCGCCGAGGCCGGGGTGCTGTGCCGGCTCGCCATCGACGCCGAGGGCAACCCGCTGCTGCAGCTCTCCCCGCCGCTGGTCGCGGACGCCGCCGCCATCGGCGAGCTGGTCGGGCTGGTCGAGCAGACCCTGGACCGGGCCGTCGCCTCGGGCGGACTCCGGTGA